A region of the Pricia mediterranea genome:
TTCCGATATTCTTTTTGCCAGTGATCCTGACTGGGAGCATTCCACCGGGCAAATTTGGCGTATCGATACGGACGGTAGCTTCACCCTGCTCGAAGCCGATATGGGCACTACCAACGGCATCGAGGTGAGCCCCGATAACAAGACGCTTTACGTCAACGAGTCGGTGCAGCGTAACGTGTGGGCGTACGACCTTTCCCCCGAAGGCAACATCGATAACAAACGGTTGCTCATCAAATTCGATGATTTCGGAATGGACGGAATGCGCTGCGACGTAAAGGGAAATTTATATATTACCCGGCACGGCAAAGGCACCGTAGTTAAGGTATCGCCCGACGGGGATGTGCTTGAGGAGATATTTCTGACGGGTAAACAAGCCTCGAACATCGCATTCGGCGGGGAAGACGGAACTCTTGCTTACGTCACCCTGCAGGATACGGGCAACATCGACCGCTTTAGGGTCGAGCACCCCGGCCGGGCGTTCGCGCTAAAAAATAAGAAGTGAAAAAGTACGCCCCGTCTTTTATCGTTCTCCCACCGGGGGGTTTTTCAGCAACCGGTCAAAACCTTCGAAAACCAGGGCGATAGAGATAACCAGGGCCGATCCGATGAAGTTGAGCCATAGATAGCTCAGCTTTTCCTCGCCCTCGGGGTAGGCAAAAATCAGGGTGTAGAACAATACGAAAATAATCAGCTGGGTCAGAATGGCGGCAAAGAAAACCGCGTTTCCCTTAACGAACCGAAAGAAGAAGGCCAAGAGAAATATACCCAGTACATTACCGTAGAAAATAGATCCGATAATGTTGACCAGCTGGATCAGATTATCAAAAAGGTCGGCAATACTGGCTATTCCGATGGCTATTAGGCCCCATACAAGGGTGAAGCCTTTTGTAGCCAGAACGTAATGGCGCTCCGTGAAAACTCCCTTTTTGTTCCTTTTATACAAATCCAACGCTGTGATGGTACCCAAAGCGTTCAGTTCGGATGCGGTCGATGACATGGCGGCCGATAAGATTACGGCCAATAGGAGCCCGATCAAGCCTTGGGGAAGGTTGTGGAGTATAAAGTGGATGAACACATAGTCTTTATCGTTGGTCTCTACAACGCTGTCCGCCTCCGTGATAAGGGCTTTGGCGGCGGCTCGGTTGGTGCTGTCCTTTTTATTCAGGGCGATAATCTCTGCCTTAGCCTCTTCGACGGCAGTGTATTCCTTGAGCTCAAGGGCGGCGGAGAACTTGTTCTGTGCCATTTTCTTTTCCTCCTCGAGTTGATACTGTCCCTCTTGCAGTATCTCATAATCTTTTGCATACGGCGATTCCATCACCGCATTGGTGGCAGATGGATTGAAATTTAGGGGAGAGGGATTGTACTGGTAAAAAACGAAGACCATGACGCCGACCAGAAGGATGAAGAACTGCATGGGAATCTTAAAAATTGCGTTAAAAACCAGGCCCAGCTGGCTTTCACGCATCGATTTTCCGGAAAGATAGCGTTGCACCTGACTTTGGTCCGTTCCGAAATAGGCCAAGGCCAAAAAAAGACCTCCGGTAATACCGCTCCAAAAGGTATAACGGCTGGAGGTATCGAAACTAAAATCTAGAATTTGCAGTTTGTTACTGGCCCCCGCGATCTTTAGGGCCTTTCCCATATCAATATCAGCCGGAAGGTATCCCAGGATAAAGAAGAAGGTCACGAACATCCCGGTCATGATGATGAACATCTGTTGTTTTTGGGTAACGCTGACCGCTTTGGTGCCTCCGGATACGGTGTATATGATGACCAACACCCCGATAATGATGTTGAGGGTACGCAGGTGCCAACCGAGAATGGCCGATAAGATGATTGACGGAGCGAAAATAGTAATTCCTGCTGCCAGTCCCCTTTGGATTAAAAAGAGGATAGCGGCCAATGAGCGGGTCTTAAGATCGAAGCGGTTTTCAAGAAATTCGTAGGCGGTGTACACTTTCAGCCGATGGTAGAGGGGCACGAATACCAGACAGATGATGATCATGGCCAAGGGCAGTCCGAAATAGAACTGCACAAATCCCAAGCCGTCATGAAAAGCCTGTCCTGGCGTAGATAGAAAGGTGATGGCACTGGCCTGCGTGGCCATGACCGATAGTCCGATCGTCCACCACTTCGCATCCTTTCCCCCTCCGACATAGTCATCGACGTTTTTGCTGCCGCGGGTGCGCCAGACGCCGTAAGACACTATAAACAGCAGCGTACCTGATAATATGGTCCAGTCAAGCGTGCTCATTTAGGTAAAGGCTGTCATCAGGTAGCTAAATACCAGAACATAGATGATGTTCAATACGAGCACCAAGGTATATTCTTTTTTCCAATCGAATTTATCGAGCATGGTGGGGGTGGATGATGATTAAAAATTATTAATTACAAATTACTAGTTATTGATTGTTAATTGATTATCAATTATTTGTTTCTGTTAATTCGGCCCATGTCGCACTACTTAACACGCTGTACTTAATACTCAATACTTAATACTCAATACTAATCCCCCGCCTCTCCTATAGAAAGCATGTTCGCGAACAGTTTATAGGCGCCCGGGACCCCTGCGGGCAGCTCCCTGAAAAAACTCAGCCCGGTGTAGATATAATATCCCTTTCCGTATCCCGCGATTAAGAGGCTTCCTTTTTTAGGGTTCTCGCCGCTGTCGTGCATGGAGAGTATCGGCGTAAATTCCTTTGCCCATTCGTTAGGGAAATAGAGTCCGCGTTCCTGTACCCACCCCTCAAAATCGGACGGCGTAATGGTGTTGGGAAAATTGATCAAGTGATGATCTTTTGCTAATATTTCCACTGGGGAATTTTCGTCCGTCACCCGGTCCCGGGACAGGGTTAGGGGGTAGGGGGCAATGTTCTTGAACTGCTCGTCCCAACGGCCAGCGGTATTGTACTGCACGATTAGCGTTCCGCCGCTTTTGACATAGTCGAGCAGATAGCGCTGTTTGAACTTGAGTTCATCGACCACATTGTAGGCACGGATACCGACCACTACCGCATCATAGGGCGCTAAACTTCCCGTGCCGATTGAGCCGGGCGCAATAGTGCGTACGTTGTAACCGATCTGTCTCAAACTTTCGGGCACCTCGTCGCCCGCCCCGGGGATGTAACCGATCTGTTCCCCGGCTTTTTTAATGTTGAGCCGTACCGTCTTCGCTTCGGAGGGCAGCAAAACGGATTGATTTGGGATATGGTCATAGACAATCTCGACCAGCTCTTTGGTGAATTCCTTGCCATTGATCTTAACAATAGGCGAAATATAGCTCTCGTTTTCTTGTTCGGGCGGGGTCAAGGTAAAGAAAACGGTTTTTTTATCCCCCTTCTTGGCAATCTCGAAACTTTTGGATCCGGTATCGACGGACCACCCATCGCCGTGTTGAAGTTGTACCTGCCCTTTAATGCCATCTGCGTGGGCGACAACGGTGACGGGAATTTGCTTGGAATTTCCATCGGCAAAGATCAACACTTTGTCGCTAAATCCGGCCGTTGCCTCCGGTAAGACCTCAAAGGGCTGGTACAGTTCCCCTTTTTCCGGTTTGGCATAGCGATACACGATGGGTTTTTCGAAGGCGATCGGGGTTCCGTTTAATTCGATTTCAAAGGCTGCTTTAAAGGCCCTAGGCGTTTCGGGTTTACCGATCAGTTCTTGCTGGGGTACCTTATACATGCCCAGGCTTCCCTTTTCCTTGAGCCAATATGGACTGGTATATTCCGTGTTCGGAGGCACGTTCAGGGTTAGCTCGAAATTCCGTTTTTGATTGTCTTTTAGGGGGATGTCGGGATCTATTGCGGCATCCGCGGATGAAATACGAACGGATTTCAGCACCATATCGGCACCGCTTCGGTTGATGGCCTCTATATTGAGCTGAACCTGGCCTCCGGGATTTGTGGTGGCCGATGCGGAGGATGCTTCCAGATAGAGCCCCGTTACTTCGGCAATCAGATTTTTGAGTTCCTTGGATTTCACTTTTTTCCAATGGTCGTCAGGAAGATTCTGGAGGATGGTGTAAGCTTTCAAAAGTTCGGGAAGGTGTCTGGATGGATTTTCAAAATCGAAATTTTCCTCGACCGCGTGTAGGATTTCCCCGATAGCTGCCCCTCCTTCGAGGCGGGCCCAACTGGTATCGATTCCGTCGAAAATATTCGGAATATCGCTCGGCAGATTTCCTTTGAGCAACTCCAGATACTCGTCTTGCCTGCCCCGTTCTGAAAGTCTTCCAAAGCCTTGCGAAAGGTGTTGGCTACTGGCCAAAGCGGCAATTTCATTGTTGGAGGTTCCGAGAATGGGATAATAACCTCCGACATCGAGGTCCACCATCTTCGATTTGTCCGCATTTTGGAACTTCTCCTCGCTGCCATAAAACCACCAAGAGGTGTTGAAAAACAGCCGTTTGGGCTGCCAGGTCTCGGTTAGGGAAAGCTGATCGGGGTAGGCGGATCTGTCATCGGCCAGGTCGAAGGCCTCAACGCTCAACATTGCGGAGGCCGTATGGTGCCCGTGGGTGGTCCCGGGACTCCGATGGTCGAAACGGTTGATGATTACATCGGGCCTGAATTGGCGTATGGCCCATACCACATCGCCCAAGACGGCCTCTTTGTTCCAGATTTCCAAGGTTTCATCAGGATTTTTAGAGTATCCGAAATCGTTCGCCCTGGTGAAAAATTGGTTTCCCCCATCGACCCGTCTTGCCGCCAACAGTTCTTCGGTACGCAGTACGCCCAGCAGTTCCCGCAGCTCAGGACCGATAAGGTTCTGCCCCCCGTCGCCCCGGGTAAGGGACAGGTACCCGGTACGGGCGTGCACGGCGTTGGACAGATACGAAATCAAGCGGGTATTCTCATCGTCGGGATGCGCGGCCACAAATAGTGCGGATCCCAAAAAATTGAGCTTTTGAAGCGAATGGTAGATTTCTGAAGAAGAAAGCTGATCGGGCTTCTGGGCCACTGCGGTACTGAAAAGGAAAAGAATTCCTAAAGAACACATCAAAAAATGACGCATAAAGTTGGTTTTAGTACAGTAAGGGATACTAGTGCTCTGTTAACCTAAAATTGTCGTATAATCCTGGTCGTCTTTTGATCCACGCCGTCGTTAAAAAATAATTCCGTGGCTACGGCTTTGCTTGCCATCGCTCCGGCTCGCCCACAGCTTTCGCTGTGTCGTGCCTAGGCCTGAAGCAAAATCCGTGACTGCCTTAAACGACATTTCAGATTTAACATAGCACAATGGTCGTTTTCCAAAGATAAGAAGAATAGCAAGCGAGCCTATTTATTTTATTTCTTTAACAAATGGAATCAAATTGAAACCATTTCCGAAGTCGCCGATTTGGAACGCGGCTGCGAGGCACTTCATTTGAGTCCAGGCGATTTCGGGGAATTTGGAAGGTTTTGCTCCGTATTATCTTTCCCGACCACTTCTTCGTCAACGACGATGTGATTGTACAGTAGGGTCACCGCTTTCTGCATCATCAGGTTGTTCGGGTAGACCAATAGCTCGCCGTTGTCTTTCCGCAGGCTTACGTGAAAGGCGCGTATATCTTCGATGAGGTAGGGTTCTTCGCCTTCGACATCCTTGTCCATTATCTTTACGCGGTCCCCGATTTTAAAGGGAAAGGAGAAGAACAGGACCACGCCGGCCGTGACATTACTTAGAATGGACCAGCTAGCAAACAGCGCAACCCCGATAACCGTAAAGACAGAAGCGAAAGCGATCCCGACGTCCTTTACGTTGATGTTCCAAATAAAAACCAGAATACCGATACCCAATGTCGTCAGCAACATAGATACATATTTGGTAATCAGTAGGGTGCGGGCCTCAACGATATCGCTCATCCGACCGACACGGCGAATGGTCTTTGTCAAGGCCATTTTTGATATTACCAAGACGACTATGAGAATCGCGGTGGCCAGCAACTCGTTTTTGTAGTTGGCAAGAAATTCTTCTATGGAGATCATAATCCTAGACTATCGCGCAAATATAGATCCTTGTTTCCGTTCTGCTGCCAATACGGGGTCTTTAATGTTTTTATTTTAGTCGCCGTCGAGGTCATCTGCTTTGCGTTCGTCCCGAAACCGCTGTTGGCAGTTTCCGACCAACCTTGGATTTCGTGGGGAAATTCGGTGGAGAAGTCGATCTTAAGGATCCGCTCCAATTCCGGATAGTTGATTTCGTAAGTGCTGATACCTTCAGAATCGGAGAGGCTCAGGTTGGCCGCGTAGGCCTTAAGGTCCTTGTGGGACAATCGAAGGTATTCCAGGGATGGGATTACCTTGTGGTCCCCGATGGGGAGTCCCGCTGGATCGATTCGGACCTTGTTCCAGATTTCGTCTTCGAGGATGGTCTTCTCCAGCCTCAGCTCCTGATCCGCCTCTCCTTCGAAATAGGAATGGGACATGATTTCGAACTGCTCCCGGTTGTTTAACTGCGCATACACCTGTCCGCACCATTCCTGGGACGAGAAGGCGACCTTCAGGGCATGTCGGTTCTCGTACACCGGATAAAAAGTACTGGTCATTATGGAGTAGGGGTAGATGCCGGTCAGGTAATTTTTGGTGGCATTGAGCTTAAGCACTGGTACATTGTCCGGATGGCTCTCGTCGGCCTTCACCTGCGCTTCGGGCAAGAAATGTTCCGTAACATAAATAAGGACGGCCTGCCCATCACGGGTTTCACCATATCGGGCCTGCTGTAGTTGATAGGAGGTTATTTCGGCCTCCCCGGCGTACCAGTATGACTTAAAAGCTTCGGACAGCTGTTTTTTGGCCTTGGTGTCCGAGTTTTGCGCCGTTTTCCTTGCATCCTCTGTGTCAGTGGACTTTTTGTCGGTGCAAGATGCCATGATTTGGGATAGGGCGGCCAAGGCGAGTACCGCAAGCTCCAGTTTGATCCAGGTTTTCATTTTGTGTGATTTTCAATAAAAATACCAAAACCTTTTTATCCAATCCAGTAAAAAGCGTTTCATGGTTTCACTATCTCTAACAGCGACTCGTACACCAAATGCGTCGGTAGCCCGACCACGTTGAAGTAAGAGCCTTCGATTTTTTCGATACCGATCAGCCCGATCCATTCCTGAATGCCGTAGGCCCCCGCCTTGTCGAAGGGTCTGTAGTTTTTAACGTAAAAACGGATTTCTTCTTCAGACAATACCCTGAACTTGACCTTTGTGCTGTGGTTGACGGTCTTTTGTCCGGTACGGGTCGTAAAACACACTGAGGTGATGACCTCGTGCCAATCGCCGGATAGGGTTTTTAACATGCTGTGGGCCTCCTCGGCGTCCTTGGCCTTCGCCAGTGACTTATGGTTATGCCAGACTACGGTATCCGAAGTGATCAGTATTTCGTCGGATGCCAAGCTTCCCTCAAAAGCGGAAGCCTTGAGTTCGGCCAGGTAATCGGAGATGGCGCTTCCCCGTAGTTTTTTTGGATATACTTCCTCCACGGGTTTAAGGCGGATTTCGAAATCCAGTCCCAATTCCCTAAAAAACTGCTGCCTTCTTGGAGATCCCGACGCTAGGATGATGTTGTAGTTTTTTAATTTTTCCGGAAGCATATTTTATAGTCGGAGTGAGATTGTTTTTAATTGATTTTTCAATCCTTTGCCGCACTAAAATTCCCGTTCCAATCGCCTCGGACCTTTAAGACCTGCTCGATAACGTCGCGTACACAGCCTTCCCCGCCGTTTTTATGGGAAACATATTTGGAAATCGCCTTTACTTCGGGCACCGCGTTCTGGGGGCAGGTGGGGATGGCGACCGTTTGCATCGGGGGAATATCGGGAATGTCGTCGCCCATATACAGCATGGTGGCGGCCGATATTTCGTAGATATCCATATACTCTTCCAGCGCGTCCATTTTATGGTGGGCCCCGAGATAGATATCCGTTACCCCCAAGGCCTTGAGCCGATTTCTGACCCCCTCATTGGTGCCTCCGGAAATGACACATACGTTATATCCTTTTTGTAAAGCCGTCTTTAGGGCATACCCGTCTTTCACGCTCATCTTTCTTAGCATGTCCCCATCGGTAGTAATGATAAGGGTGCTGTCGGTAAAGACCCCGTCCACATCAAAAACGAAGGTATCTATATCTTTCAGGCTTTCTTTGTAACTTTTTTCCAAGGGTTTAGATGTATTATTAGTTATTATTTGGGATAAGCTCCCGTCTTTGGGACGGGAGGGACCATCGACCATTGAATCGATAATGATGGTTTTTTCCCACCGGGATGTTCCTGGTTTTTAGTTGGAAGCCCCATCATCTGTCCGGTATAATTTTTTAACGGATGCGCTCAAGATTTCGTAAACATCCTTAAAGGTCGGATTCTCCAGTTTCGTCACTTGCTCCAAATGCGCTGCCATGGTTTCGGAATCTCCCCGTCGGGCCGGGCCCGTCTGCGCTTCGTAAGGGGACAGCTGTTTTATCTTGTCCGCGGTTTCCTCGATCAGGGGCTGTAAAATAGCGAACGGCAATCCTTTTTCATCGCAGATTTCCTTTCCGATGTGGTAGAGGTGGTTCGTAAAATTATTTACAAAAACCGCCGCCAGATGCAAGGCCTTGCGTTGTTGGGAATCGACTTCGTAAATCTTCCCAGATATCCGTCCGGCCAATTTCTTGAGCAGCTGCAAGTCCCGCTTATCATGCGCCTCCAAACAAAAAGGGACGGAATCCATAACCAGGTTCCGGTCTTTGCTAAAGGTTTGCAACGGATACAGCACACCATATCGCGGGCAGTGTGAAAGGACGGCCATCGGCACGCTTCCGGAGGTATGTACCACCAATCCCTTTTTTTCCTTCAGATATTCGGATATCTCCGCTATCGCACCGTCCTTTACCGCGATGATAAAGATGTCGGTATCGGCGATCTGTGTAAAGTCCGATACCGTTTCCGCTTTCCTTTCAAAAGAGGCCAAGGCGGTTTTATTCCTGCCGATCACCTGTTCGACCTCTACACTATCTGCCGCTGCAAACGCTTCGAACAAGTGTCCGGCCACGTTACCCGTGCCAAAAATACTGATGCGTAGCATAGCGCGAAAATAAGAATATTTAGTATGTAAAAGGTGATGCGGTTGTTGAAAAAAGTAAAGCGTAAATCATTTGGATTTCCCTACCGTATTGGAAGATACGGGTAGGGCCATTGTGGTTGTATGTCCTTGACGCGGTGTGCGAACCGATGTATAAATCACATTTTTTTAATGTCCCAACAATTACGATCGACATTCCAACAAATCAGGTACGAACTGCCAAGTGTCAGTTGATAGATTACATTTTGGTTTTTGGTGTGGATTTTAACAATCGGACCGTCTTCATATTTATGGCTATACCACATAATTCCTTCCTCAAGCTCAAAGGGTTGGAACCTATCATGAATTCCTAACCAGATAATAATCTTAAACTTTGTCGGATTAAAGATTCCAACAGTATGCTTTGTGAGTCCTTTCCCGATTTGCATTGTCCCAACTGATTCTGCTTTACGCATCTCGGCGGCATCCTCCAAGGCGTTCTCGGCCCGGGGTTTTTTTTCCTCAGCACTTACCGGGTTCTCTTGCCAGGTATGTTCGGACGCGTGTTTTTCTTCCACAGTCATTTCGGTAGCGGTCTCCATTGCGTCTTCCGCCTCCTGAACCTCTTCTTCCTGCGCATAAACACAGCCAGAGACTAACAATCCTAGCAGTATGGCATGGCACAATCTCATTTCTCCCCATTTTTAGAGTTTACGTTCTGAATGCGCCCTAATAAATAACCTGCAATCGTTCCCAAAAGCCCAACGGCCGGTGCGATTTGGTCGTTGCTGTAACCCGCGGTAATGAGAAAGAGCGTTGCGATAATAATCAATGTTATCGTAATGAATTTAATCGTATCCTCAGAGTTTATTTTCCTGATTTTGATCAGGAAAATTTCAAGTAGGATAACCACTAATCCAAATCCCAAAATGGATAGGGATAACCTAAATTCCAACCTGGACATTGGAGTTATCACCGTTGCGTTTAAATTCTCAGGCGAGGGAGGGGCATTGTTAAGTAGTTCTGTATTTAAGGTGTCCTGGGCCATGATGGACACGGAGGTCAAAATCAAGAGAACGAGGGACGATTTAAACACGTTCATATCTCACAAATTTTTAGGGGAAACATCCTTTGATACATTTTGAGCAACGTCATCTCGTGTGGAGTTGAAAGGGTTATGGTTTCCGTTGATTTGATTCTGGTTTCTCTATGATTTTTGTTCACGTCACCTCATTGTCCAAGTGTACTTATAATATTATCGAATAAACTTACAGCTGAATAGGAATTTTGTGTATATGGAGGCTATTTTTGTATAGTTGACCGGTGTTACTTTCTTTTCTTCGTCCACTATACTATATTCTAATGGAAATTTTCACTTACAATTAACATTTTGTCCTATCCGAATAAGCCGTTATCATTCCTAAAAATCCCAAAAAGACCCGTATTTTTGCATGCTGAAAACCAATTCGGCCGCTGATGATAGATCTGCTCAAAAAATTTTTCTTCTCCACCCGATTAATGGCCATCCTTTTTATCGCTTTTGCCGTCGCGATGGCTTTTGGCACCTTTATCGAAAGTAAATACAGCACGGATACCGCCCGTATCTATATATACAACGCCTGGTGGTTCGAGGCCATTATGGTGTTCTTTGTCATCAATTTTATCGGGAATATGTTTCGCTACCGTCTGCTGCGTTGGGAAAAATGGCCGGTGCTAATTCTACACCTCTCCTGGATATTGATTATCGTCGGTGCTTTTGTAACCAGATATATCAGTTATGAGGGCATGATGCCCATCCGGGAAGGCAAGACCGAAAAAGTATTTTACTCCGACAAAACCTATTTGACCGCTTTTGTGGACGGAGAAATCGATGGGCAACCCAGACGTAAGACCCTGCAGGAAGACCTGATCGTAACTGCCGAGGGCCTAAAATCCAACCTGCCTTGGGATTCCGATTACAACGGACAGCCATTTACGATCTCGTATGTGGACTTCATCGATGGGGCCAAGGAAGGCCTGATTCCCGACGAAAATGGGAAGGAATACCTAAAGGTCGTCGAGGCCGGAGGCGGACAACGCCATGAACATTTTTTGGAGAGCGGAAAGGTGTCCAGTATCCATGGGGTGCTTTTTGCGCTAAACAAACCGACGGAGGGGGCCATTAATATCATGTCAACGGATAGCACGTACCAAATAAAATCTCCTTTCGAAGGTGATTTTATGCGGATGGCGGACCAGCAGCAAGGCCAAGTCGCCAAAGACAGCCTGCAGGAATTTCAGTTGCGGTCCCTCTACAATATGGCAGGGATGCAATTCGTGGTTCCCGAACCGATCGTAAAGGGATCGTACGGGGTGGTGAAGGTACCGGCGGAAGAAATGGACCAGGGCACCAAAGACGCGCTAGTGGTCGAGGTCACCGCGAACGGGGAATCCGTTCAAAAGAAAATACTGGGGGCCAAGGGCTATGCCACCTTCACGGACAAGTTCGAAGTCGGGGGGCTCGAATTCAGCCTCAGCTACGGTTCCAGGGTCTATGAGCTGCCGTTCGGCATCAAACTCAACGACTTTATCGCAGAAAAATATCCAGGTACCGAAAAAGGTTACAAATCATTTATGAGCAAAGTGACTGTAGAGAACGAGCGCCCGTATGATTACGATATCTATATGAACCATATTCTGGATCAAGGGGGGTACCGGTTTTTTCAATCCAGTTTCGACCCCGATGAAAAGGGCACCGTGCTGTCCGTCAATCACGACCAATGGGGTACTTGGATTACCTATATCGGCTATTTTCTACTTTATGCTGGCTTGATGGGTATCATGTTCTTCGGAAAGACCCGGTTTAAGGATCTGGGGAAATCCCTTAATAAGTTAAAGCACAAAAAGAAGACGCTGGCCGCTGTTTTGATGCTAGGCGGACTGTTCGGATTGCAGGCGCAAGAGCCCCAAAAGGCAACCGCAGGGCAAGACCCGGAACAAGTCTCCGTGGAGCAAGCTGCCGATTTACAGGAGCACGCGGTGGGTGACGGCCACGAGCACCGGCGACGAATGCCTACCCAGGCCCAGATCGATTCGCTGCTCCAGACTACCATCGTATCCGAGGAACACGCCGAAAAATTCGGCAAGCTCGTTATTCAAGACGATGGAGGGCGGATGAAGCCCATTCACACCTTTTCCTCGGAACTATTGCGCAAGCTGAGCCTGAAGGATAGGTTTAGGGATATGAATGCCGACCAGGTATTCCTGTCCATGATGATGGCGCCCGCCGCATGGTACAATGCAGAGTTTTTAGCGGTGGACAAAAAGGGACAGAACGATAGCCTAAGGCATGTCATTGGAATTCCGGAAGGCCAGGAATATGCCAAGGCGACCGATTTCTTCAACGACAATGGCAGTTATAAGTTGGAACCATTTCTTAGGGACGCTACTGCGACCAACAATCCCAATCAGATGCAAAAGGATTTTAAGGAGGTCAACGTTCGCCTTAGTCTTTTGGACCAGGCCCTCAGCGGAAGAATTATCAAAATTTTCCCCCTGCTGAACGACCAGAACAACAAATGGATCTCCGCCGTTGAATATCGAAGCGGGCAATACCAAGTATCCGACTCCCTATATGCGAACTTTATAAAGAATTCCGTTCCCTAT
Encoded here:
- the ccsA gene encoding cytochrome c biogenesis protein CcsA, producing MIDLLKKFFFSTRLMAILFIAFAVAMAFGTFIESKYSTDTARIYIYNAWWFEAIMVFFVINFIGNMFRYRLLRWEKWPVLILHLSWILIIVGAFVTRYISYEGMMPIREGKTEKVFYSDKTYLTAFVDGEIDGQPRRKTLQEDLIVTAEGLKSNLPWDSDYNGQPFTISYVDFIDGAKEGLIPDENGKEYLKVVEAGGGQRHEHFLESGKVSSIHGVLFALNKPTEGAINIMSTDSTYQIKSPFEGDFMRMADQQQGQVAKDSLQEFQLRSLYNMAGMQFVVPEPIVKGSYGVVKVPAEEMDQGTKDALVVEVTANGESVQKKILGAKGYATFTDKFEVGGLEFSLSYGSRVYELPFGIKLNDFIAEKYPGTEKGYKSFMSKVTVENERPYDYDIYMNHILDQGGYRFFQSSFDPDEKGTVLSVNHDQWGTWITYIGYFLLYAGLMGIMFFGKTRFKDLGKSLNKLKHKKKTLAAVLMLGGLFGLQAQEPQKATAGQDPEQVSVEQAADLQEHAVGDGHEHRRRMPTQAQIDSLLQTTIVSEEHAEKFGKLVIQDDGGRMKPIHTFSSELLRKLSLKDRFRDMNADQVFLSMMMAPAAWYNAEFLAVDKKGQNDSLRHVIGIPEGQEYAKATDFFNDNGSYKLEPFLRDATATNNPNQMQKDFKEVNVRLSLLDQALSGRIIKIFPLLNDQNNKWISAVEYRSGQYQVSDSLYANFIKNSVPYYLMTLRQANETGDYADADKLLEAFKQNQKNHGGEVLPSDQKINAEVIYNKLDIFNHLYRLYGVVGFFMFFVLIFQIFKDRSIWRIASYSLKGTIFILFLWHTAGLILRWYISGHAPWSDAYESILYVSWATMGMGLLFARKSDMTIAATSFVTAMLLFVAHQNWVDPSISNLVPVLDSYWLMVHVSIIVGSYGPLTVGMILGVVCLLLMIMTNKKNKSKMDVNIKELTVINELSLTVGLAMLTIGNFLGGQWANESWGRYWGWDPKETWALISIMVYAFVIHTRLVPGLRGRWTFNFLSVISFGSIMMTYFGVNYYLVGLHSYGQSGAAAITPDYVWFIALGALILGGISYWRYRVHYVKGNRPSKRKSANAA